The Theobroma cacao cultivar B97-61/B2 chromosome 1, Criollo_cocoa_genome_V2, whole genome shotgun sequence genome contains the following window.
CAAGTCAATATAATGttaaaattcaatattaaaCTACAGAATAATAACAAAGACAAATTTCACCAAACAACCCcgtttttttttctaaatttaggTAAGCGCCCACATTGGGCTATTGTTTAGTTTGCTGAACAGTGGCATGTCTAATTCCAAAGAGATTTTTGGGCCACAAGAAAAGCATTCTAGGTTTGGACTTCTTGCACTTGACCCAACAGGAAAACATAACTCTCGTAGGACAGGGGCCTAAAAGACCCAGAGTGGTCACTGATCATCATGGGTAAAGATCTGAACAATGGAGGAAAATGGGAATTGTTGTTTAATGCTTGTTGGTTACCAAGTTGCACAGAGAACTTCAAACCTAGAGCAAAGAAGCCCAGACACAGACACAACACAACCAGACAAAAGCATAAAGGCAAATGACATTGAGAATCCTAAACTGGGATTATCTTCCATGATAAGTCAAAACAATGAGAactcaaatatttaagtgAATTATGGTCCACTGGAGTTCTATCTGACAGCATGGTTATAAAAGGTATATCAAAATGACCATAAATCCAAACATACAGATGCAGGTTCCTACCATAGGATTAGAATCAATCATCAATGATTTAAGTAACAGAACATTCTGTCATCCTCGCAAAATGAGGTTTTTGCTGAGAGGGAGGAACTTGGAATGACACCATGGTCAAAGAGAGCAATAATAGACAGTTGAAACACAAAGCCATGCAGGTACAATAATACCAAGACAAAAGTACTGGACAGGATCTCAGTTTGAGCGAAGTAGCTAAGATATCATAAGCAGAACGAAAGGACTTGGGAGGCCAAAGGAATCCAACAATGAGATCAGGACAAAAAGCATTAAATCATGACGTGCAAGAAACTTGTGGAGAAAAGGGAAACGCTAATGAGCAGGGTATATTTCAAAAGTATAAATCAAAAGGTATGCAACAAGTAACCCTTTACAGTTCATTGCTTTCAAACTTCTGATTAACTGGTTGGTGAGGTGATCCAGAGCTCCAGACCGGTGAAGTGAAAACAAATAAGGACTCACACTCATGTAGTTGCAACTTTCAGCTAAATTAAGGGGGCAAAAAGGGTGAATATGGTAGGCACATTCATCATGAAATTTCGCAATGACTCATTTTGTCATTTGAAGGGATTGGCCCCATTCTTAGGCAGGTGTATgtgaagagagaaagaataaGAAGCAATTGGTAGATACAAGTTATTTGCAGAGAGTAAAACCAACAGTTGCACACTGAGAGGCAAGGATATATCGGCAAACCCAGAGTTACTCGTATGTATTGGGGCAACTGATACTGGTATTCTTTCTACTGTAAATCCAAAGACTTAGCACCATAGATAAAATAGTAAATTAGAGAAACACAAACAACATTAttttattgcaaaatttaAGTTCAAACACATTTCTTTTAGAGAACAAGTGCTCAgattataagtctaattggataaTATAACATTAAAAGAACATAAGAAGATTATTTTGTCTGAGACATCACATCAGATCAAAGAAAGGTAAATAACTGAGACAAGAAATAAAGAATCATGCCATATTGATTGCAGAACAATAGTTCTCTTAGCTGGTTTTTCACcacatttctttttaaaatgcaagggagtttagagtatAAGATGTCCACAGAACACTCACATAGCATACATTGAGGAGGGgtagaaaatgaaacaaaaaaaaaatgcctaGGGCAAAAATGTTATCCATCAATATGAATAAATGCATAGATGACGGCTCCAGATTCAATTGACTCAAGAAAGCAATGAAAGAGTCCCTGTAAGCACCCAGAAGATATGATCTAAGTGGGTAATCCATGCCAACCTAAAGCCATTAAAAACTCAACCACATTAAAATAGCAATAGAGGTTTGCTCAACATATTTGCTTTAATCAAAGACACAACCTAAAAAGGTGGAATAATACAAAGTCAAACTGTATAAGTAACAACTATGTGGATACACATTTGGGGTAGTATTTTTCTTGTGTCAGAAGATCTCACAAAgcttaaaggaaaagaaaagaaggggGAGAGAACGCTTTACAGTCATTTCTACATTGGACTCACAAGAGAATTGTAAGAAAAGGAATTCGCAACCTGGAGATGTAGTTAAGTATCAGAAGATAGCCAAGAAGCTGCCATACCACAGTCCACAGTCACTCCCGAGAGAGCCCAGTGCAAAATGCAGAAACAGAGTTAGCATTTCTTTAGGTGTTTACATGATAGGTATCTATCTTCTCAAGGACAATAAATCAAGGCAGCCAATAAAATTGCAACTTTCATCTTTAGGATTCCGGTGTCATAATGTCATTATAGTTTATCTACACTCCCAGCCTATCACAGATTGCAGCCAAAGATTCCAACCAAAAAAAACCTTTGCTCCAAACTCCCTTTTACAAAGAGAAGTATTATTATAACTTAGTTCTCTACATGGTGCAATATTTGAGCAATTACCCTGTACATTTCGACCCACTTAAATAGACCTGAGACTGAATCACAGTCCTTCCGATTTTAAATCCAGGAACCACTGTGAACCCCACTTTCACCCTAGTTTCGCCTGGCAAGTTATATCTCTTGGTGACATCTTCCATGTATATAATTGAGAAATCAACTCCTCTTTCAACTTGAAATATCTCAACCACAGGATCAAACGAAAAGGCCAGCTTATGAAGTGTCCATATTGAACTAGCCATGTTAACAAATGACTCATAGAATATGCTCAATGATCTCCATGAACTCAGCACAACTTCATTTTGATCCAAATTGCTAAATATCGATGACTCCATGGTGGGATGAATAAGATCTTGATACTTCTTCTCACAAAATCTTGAGTATTCACAGTTTTGGTTCCTACTCAGCAACTCCATGGGATTGCTAGATACATGCTCGAGCAATTGTTTCAATGAACAAGTAGCATTATTGCCATTACACAGAGGTTCATTTTCGTTCAAACCAAACCCTTCCAAATCAAAACCCCGAAACATCCCCAAACAAACATATGACAAAAAAGCAAATCTATTGTGTCCTTCCTTAGCATAATCAATATCAGGATAAACCGAATCCGCCACCAAATGAAGATCCCACCCAGCTTTTCTCATCAAACCAATCAAAATCTTACTAAACTTATGGGTTGCTCTACAAGCATCATGCAAAACAGCATAAAAAACCCTAACAGTTAACAGAACATCACAAGCTGAATTCAAATTACCAGACAATTTTTTGGATAATTTCGTGTTGGCCCATTGAATCTCAGCTAATTTCTTCCTCAAAGATGAAACGTCATTGTCTTTTTCATCAATCTCTTCTTGTAACCGGTTTGAGACCGTTTCCAAAGCTCTCAACTTGCTTTGATTCTCTTGCACTTGAGCTTCCAAGCAAGACCCAAGAGATAACCCAGCTTCAAAATTGGGATTCTTTCGAATTTCCCTATAAAAGTACTTCAAATCAGACAACCTTCGGAGATGAGAAACCAAAGCTCTATCAGCTGCTTTCACACTTTCCTCCACGAACGGAACGTGCGAAGTTTGTAACTGAAGATAGGAAGCTTCAACCGAAGAAACTGCAGCAAAAACAGAAGAAATCAAAGAGTCGGCTATCTGGGTGTCGATGGTTCTCATCTGGAAACTGTTATTGATGGAGGAAGAGGAATTCGGAGGTGGGTCGGGCTTGATGACGACGACCTTTTGGTCGGTGATGAAGTCTTCGTTGGAGTCGAGGAGGGAAAATCCGTCGGAGTCGGAAGGGTTCTTGTTGTTATCGTCGTCATCGGCGAAGAACTCGAAAGTTTTGGTCTTGAAAGCCAAGGcgaatttttgaaacatttctGAGATTTGTGGGGTTTTCGGCGTTGTTGGAGCTGGATAGCCGTCCATTTCTGCACTAGAAATGGAAAAAGGGAAAGGTTTTGTTTCTAGTTTTCCGTTTGTCTCTCTGTTCTGTTGCTCTCTCTGGTAGGGAAAGAATTGTTTGTTTTTGCTGAGGACAGAGGTGGAGTGCTGCTTTGCTTTTGGTGTTGTGCTTTGGATGCCGTGGAAGGAAGGTATGTGGGTTTGGCTTGCTGGAACTTTCCTCCTCGTTTTCACCCtgttttccttcttctttttagtttttagtttttagctctctttttctttttttttttttaatgatttttaagCCCCTAGTTCTGCTGactttttttgattttaggAATTTCGGGTAACGGTAAGAAGGAGCAAGGCTAGGCTCACAGTCGAGTATGCCTTTTTCTACGTGACGGATCGATCTGGTTTCTTCGTCTATCTTACTTTTTGCTCATCTTTCCTCTctgatttttctcattttggcTTGGGATTGGAAGGTTGACTCAAGGAAGTCAACTGTTACCAAATCTCATATCAAACAGATAGGTAAGGGAGAAATCTTGATCTGACAAAAGTGTGTGATgtacattattattataactttataataGATTAATCtaaaaagaagagaataaTGATTTCATGATAAAATGATATCAGAATTAATTTAGACATGATTTCGATATCAAGTTAAAAACTTGGATTAGTAGAATAAGTAAGGTGACTTGATTGATTTGGAATGAGAGTGTTATGAATTTGTATAGAAAAAATGTAACAAAATTCCACAATtagtaaaagagagagaggttttgaaTTTATAGAAGCAGACATTGCACATTtcaataagttttttttttttattgtgtatCATAGCATAATCATAAAGTT
Protein-coding sequences here:
- the LOC18614337 gene encoding IRK-interacting protein is translated as MDGYPAPTTPKTPQISEMFQKFALAFKTKTFEFFADDDDNNKNPSDSDGFSLLDSNEDFITDQKVVVIKPDPPPNSSSSINNSFQMRTIDTQIADSLISSVFAAVSSVEASYLQLQTSHVPFVEESVKAADRALVSHLRRLSDLKYFYREIRKNPNFEAGLSLGSCLEAQVQENQSKLRALETVSNRLQEEIDEKDNDVSSLRKKLAEIQWANTKLSKKLSGNLNSACDVLLTVRVFYAVLHDACRATHKFSKILIGLMRKAGWDLHLVADSVYPDIDYAKEGHNRFAFLSYVCLGMFRGFDLEGFGLNENEPLCNGNNATCSLKQLLEHVSSNPMELLSRNQNCEYSRFCEKKYQDLIHPTMESSIFSNLDQNEVVLSSWRSLSIFYESFVNMASSIWTLHKLAFSFDPVVEIFQVERGVDFSIIYMEDVTKRYNLPGETRVKVGFTVVPGFKIGRTVIQSQVYLSGSKCTG